A genomic region of Mycobacterium senriense contains the following coding sequences:
- a CDS encoding amino acid permease translates to MASNPQLRQGLSQRQLSMIALGGVIGAGLFVGSGVVIKDTGPAAFLTYALCGLLIVLVMRMLGEMAAANPSTGSFADYAAKALGGWAGFSVAWLYWYFWVIVVGFEAVAGGKVLNYWFHAPLWLLSLCLMLLMTATNLFSVSSFGEFEFWFAGIKVATIVIFLVVGTAYVVGLVPGHHGGLANLGSHGGFFPHGVGAVFAAIVVVIFSMVGAEIVTVAAAESRDPELAVQKATRSVVARIGIFFVGSVFLLVVLLPWDSVELGSSPYVAALKHMGLSGADQVMNAVVLTAVLSCLNSGLYTASRMLFVLAERGEAPTRLVKLSGRGVPHSAILCSSAVGFGCVIMARVAPNTVFLFLLNSSGAIILFVYWLIALSQIILRRRTPAEKLTVKMWFFPVLSILTLTGITAVLVQMAFDHTARSQLSLSLLSWAVVIGLYFLARSRGRVGAVSAD, encoded by the coding sequence ATGGCTAGCAATCCACAACTGCGCCAAGGCCTGTCGCAGCGGCAGCTGAGCATGATCGCCCTCGGCGGCGTGATCGGCGCCGGCCTGTTCGTCGGGTCCGGCGTGGTGATCAAGGACACCGGCCCGGCCGCGTTCCTCACCTACGCCCTCTGCGGCCTGCTCATCGTCCTGGTGATGCGGATGCTGGGCGAGATGGCGGCCGCCAACCCGTCGACCGGATCGTTCGCCGACTATGCGGCCAAGGCCTTGGGCGGCTGGGCGGGATTCTCGGTCGCCTGGCTGTATTGGTACTTCTGGGTGATCGTGGTGGGCTTCGAGGCGGTCGCCGGCGGCAAGGTGCTCAACTACTGGTTCCATGCGCCGCTGTGGCTGCTGTCGCTGTGCCTGATGCTGTTGATGACCGCGACCAATCTGTTCTCGGTGTCGTCCTTCGGCGAATTCGAATTCTGGTTCGCCGGAATCAAAGTCGCGACGATCGTGATCTTTCTGGTCGTGGGGACGGCGTACGTCGTGGGATTGGTGCCGGGTCATCACGGCGGTCTGGCCAATCTGGGATCGCACGGCGGATTCTTTCCGCACGGGGTCGGCGCGGTGTTCGCCGCCATCGTGGTGGTGATCTTCTCCATGGTGGGCGCCGAGATCGTCACCGTCGCCGCCGCCGAAAGCCGCGACCCCGAGCTCGCGGTCCAGAAGGCGACCCGGTCGGTCGTGGCCCGCATCGGGATCTTCTTCGTCGGTTCGGTGTTCCTGCTCGTGGTGCTGTTGCCCTGGGACTCCGTCGAACTCGGCTCCTCGCCGTATGTGGCCGCGCTCAAACACATGGGGCTTTCCGGCGCCGATCAGGTGATGAACGCCGTCGTCCTGACCGCGGTGCTGTCCTGCCTCAATTCCGGTCTCTACACCGCGTCGCGGATGCTGTTCGTGCTCGCCGAGCGGGGTGAGGCGCCGACGCGGTTGGTCAAACTGAGCGGACGCGGCGTTCCGCACTCCGCGATCTTGTGTTCGTCGGCGGTCGGGTTCGGATGCGTCATCATGGCGCGGGTCGCACCGAACACGGTGTTCCTCTTCCTGCTCAACTCGTCGGGCGCCATCATCCTGTTCGTCTATTGGCTGATCGCCCTATCGCAGATCATCCTGCGCCGCCGGACACCCGCGGAAAAGCTGACGGTGAAGATGTGGTTCTTCCCGGTGCTGTCGATACTCACGCTGACCGGTATCACCGCCGTGCTGGTGCAAATGGCGTTCGACCACACGGCGCGCAGCCAGCTATCGCTGAGCCTGCTGTCCTGGGCGGTGGTGATCGGGCTGTACTTTCTCGCGCGATCGCGCGGCCGCGTCGGCGCGGTCTCCGCAGACTAG
- a CDS encoding MFS transporter: MAATLPAPVPDAGMLPGAADESSGRRRRRLRIVVAASLLGTTVEWYDFFLYATAAGLVFNKVFFPNESSLVGTLLAFATFAVGFVMRPIDGLVFGHIGDRIGRKRSLALTMLIMGGATALIGVLPTAAQVGAWAPVLLLVLRVLQGFALGGEWGGAVLLAVEHSPGDRRGRFGAIPQIGLALGLALGTGIFAFLQVVLGPARFLSYGWRIGFLLSLLLVVIGIVVRLRVDETPAFRELQDLQAASTVPIRDIAREPRSRRNTVLGLLSRWAEGSAFNTWGVFAISYATGALGLNRVSVLVVVTIAALVMAVLLPVSGRLTERFGARRVYLAGIACYGLAAFPAFALFGTKDLVWFGLAMIVVFGAVHALFYGAQGTLYSALYPTNTRYTGLSFVYQVSGIYASGVTPMILTALIAALGGAPWLACGYLVATAVISVIATALIRDSDLYL, translated from the coding sequence ATGGCAGCGACCTTGCCCGCCCCGGTTCCCGACGCCGGGATGCTGCCCGGTGCGGCCGACGAATCCTCCGGGCGCCGGCGCCGGCGGTTGCGCATAGTCGTCGCGGCGAGTCTGCTGGGCACCACGGTCGAGTGGTACGACTTCTTCCTGTACGCCACCGCGGCCGGCCTGGTCTTCAACAAGGTGTTCTTCCCCAACGAGAGTTCTTTGGTGGGAACACTATTGGCGTTCGCGACCTTCGCCGTCGGGTTCGTCATGCGGCCCATCGACGGGCTGGTGTTCGGCCACATCGGCGACCGGATCGGTCGCAAGCGCAGCCTGGCGCTGACCATGCTCATCATGGGCGGGGCGACGGCGCTGATCGGGGTGTTGCCGACGGCCGCGCAAGTCGGGGCGTGGGCGCCGGTGCTGCTGCTCGTTCTGCGGGTACTGCAGGGTTTCGCGCTCGGCGGCGAGTGGGGCGGGGCGGTACTGCTGGCCGTCGAACACAGCCCCGGCGACCGGCGCGGGCGTTTCGGGGCGATCCCGCAGATCGGTTTGGCGCTGGGCCTGGCCCTGGGCACCGGCATATTCGCTTTCCTGCAAGTCGTTTTGGGGCCGGCCCGGTTCCTCTCCTACGGCTGGCGCATCGGCTTCCTGCTGAGCCTGCTGCTGGTCGTGATCGGCATCGTGGTCCGGTTGCGGGTCGACGAGACACCGGCGTTCCGTGAATTGCAGGACTTGCAGGCCGCGTCCACCGTGCCGATCCGCGACATCGCCCGCGAGCCGCGGTCGCGGCGCAACACCGTGCTGGGCCTGCTGTCGCGGTGGGCGGAGGGCTCGGCATTCAACACCTGGGGCGTTTTCGCCATCAGTTACGCCACCGGCGCCCTGGGACTGAACCGGGTGTCGGTGCTGGTGGTGGTGACGATTGCCGCGCTGGTGATGGCGGTGCTGTTGCCGGTGTCGGGTCGACTGACCGAGCGCTTCGGTGCGCGGCGGGTGTATCTGGCCGGCATCGCCTGCTACGGCCTGGCGGCTTTTCCGGCGTTCGCCCTGTTCGGCACCAAGGACCTGGTGTGGTTCGGTCTGGCGATGATCGTCGTGTTCGGCGCGGTGCACGCGCTGTTCTACGGCGCACAGGGCACGCTGTACTCCGCGCTGTATCCCACGAACACCCGCTACACGGGACTGTCCTTCGTCTACCAGGTCTCGGGCATCTACGCCTCCGGGGTCACCCCGATGATCTTGACCGCGCTGATCGCGGCGCTCGGCGGTGCGCCGTGGCTGGCGTGCGGATATCTGGTCGCCACGGCGGTCATCAGCGTGATCGCCACGGCCCTGATCCGCGATAGCGACCTGTATCTGTAG
- a CDS encoding LLM class flavin-dependent oxidoreductase, translating to MSLAFHWFLPTYGDSRNLVAGGHGTAMSGDRPATLKYLHQICTAAEDNGFEAVLTPTGLWCEDAWLTTAMLVESTETLKFLVAFRPGMLSPTLAAQMAGTFQRHSEGRLLLNVVTGGEPHEQRAYGDFLDKEARYARTAEFLHVVRELWTAREPVTFAGEHIQVEDAQLNNPPDPVPAVFFGGSSAAAGPVAAKHSDVYLTWGEPLTAVAKKLDWVRGLAVDAGRILQYGLRIHVISRDTAAEAWAEADRLLAAIDPADVERVQASLARSESEGQRRMLDLHGGNSSKLLVAPNLWAGVGLVRGGAGTALVGSHAEVAERLAEYAKLGISHFILSGYPHLEEAYWFGEGVLPLLERMGLWRHPNRQSHPAAATPFAVASAH from the coding sequence TTGAGTCTCGCGTTTCATTGGTTTCTGCCGACCTACGGCGATTCGCGGAATCTGGTCGCGGGCGGACACGGCACGGCGATGTCGGGCGACCGGCCGGCCACGCTGAAGTATCTGCACCAAATCTGCACGGCCGCCGAGGACAACGGTTTCGAAGCCGTCCTCACGCCCACCGGATTGTGGTGCGAGGACGCATGGTTGACGACAGCAATGCTGGTCGAATCGACCGAGACGCTGAAGTTCTTGGTTGCGTTCCGTCCCGGGATGCTGAGTCCGACCCTGGCCGCGCAGATGGCCGGCACGTTCCAGCGGCACTCGGAGGGACGGCTGCTGCTCAATGTCGTCACCGGCGGCGAACCGCACGAGCAACGGGCCTACGGGGACTTCCTGGACAAGGAGGCGCGCTACGCCCGCACCGCCGAATTTCTGCACGTGGTACGCGAGCTGTGGACCGCCAGGGAGCCGGTTACCTTTGCAGGAGAGCACATTCAGGTCGAGGATGCCCAGCTGAACAATCCTCCCGACCCGGTCCCGGCGGTGTTCTTCGGCGGGTCTTCGGCAGCGGCCGGTCCGGTGGCGGCCAAGCACTCCGACGTGTATCTCACCTGGGGCGAGCCGCTGACCGCGGTCGCCAAGAAGCTCGACTGGGTCCGCGGACTGGCCGTCGATGCCGGCCGGATCCTGCAGTACGGCTTGCGGATTCACGTGATCAGCCGTGACACGGCCGCCGAGGCGTGGGCCGAGGCCGACCGGTTGCTGGCCGCGATCGACCCGGCGGACGTCGAGCGGGTGCAGGCCAGCCTGGCGCGCAGCGAGTCCGAAGGCCAGCGCCGCATGCTGGACCTGCACGGCGGCAACAGCAGCAAACTGCTGGTCGCCCCCAACCTGTGGGCCGGGGTGGGCCTGGTTCGCGGGGGAGCGGGCACCGCCCTGGTCGGGTCGCACGCTGAGGTCGCCGAGCGGCTGGCCGAATACGCCAAATTGGGCATCAGCCACTTCATCTTGTCGGGATATCCGCACCTGGAAGAGGCCTACTGGTTCGGTGAGGGCGTCCTGCCGCTGCTCGAGCGGATGGGCTTGTGGCGGCACCCCAACCGCCAATCGCACCCGGCAGCGGCGACGCCGTTCGCGGTCGCCTCGGCGCACTGA
- a CDS encoding alpha/beta hydrolase codes for MPDLTRRAVLRMGAGASLGATGVLSFSSLLAPAASRAATLPQTPAPFEPPTAGKALPTRLTGSFVSAARGGIKTNYVIAMPPGQTGSLRPVIALHGVDGDANQMLDMGVPDRLAQLAKEGKPPFAVVGVDGGNTYWHKRTSGEDSGAMVLDELLPMLSTMGFDTSRVGFMGWSMGGYGALRLGAKLGPARTAGICAISPALYTSYPLSAPGAFDSNDDFVQNSVLGLPALNAIPLRVDCGNFDRFYFATKQFAYQLKTQPAGSFSLGGHDVAYWRSQLPGELAWMAT; via the coding sequence ATGCCTGATCTCACACGCCGAGCGGTGCTCCGGATGGGCGCCGGTGCCAGCCTCGGAGCCACCGGCGTGCTCAGCTTCAGCTCCCTGCTGGCCCCGGCCGCTTCGCGCGCCGCGACGCTGCCGCAGACGCCCGCGCCGTTCGAGCCGCCGACGGCGGGCAAGGCCCTGCCGACCCGGCTCACCGGGTCGTTCGTTTCGGCCGCGCGTGGGGGGATCAAGACCAACTATGTGATCGCCATGCCGCCGGGCCAGACCGGTTCGCTGCGCCCGGTGATCGCACTGCACGGCGTGGACGGCGACGCCAACCAGATGCTCGACATGGGCGTCCCGGACCGGCTGGCCCAACTGGCCAAGGAGGGCAAACCGCCGTTCGCGGTGGTCGGTGTGGACGGCGGCAACACGTACTGGCACAAAAGGACTTCCGGCGAGGACTCCGGCGCGATGGTGCTCGACGAGCTGCTGCCGATGTTGTCCACGATGGGCTTCGACACCTCCCGGGTCGGTTTCATGGGGTGGTCGATGGGCGGCTACGGGGCGCTGCGCCTGGGCGCCAAGCTTGGTCCGGCACGGACCGCCGGCATCTGCGCGATCAGCCCGGCGCTGTACACCTCCTATCCGCTGAGTGCGCCGGGGGCGTTCGACAGCAACGACGACTTTGTGCAGAACAGCGTGCTGGGCCTGCCGGCGCTGAATGCGATTCCGCTGCGGGTGGACTGCGGCAACTTCGACCGCTTCTATTTCGCCACAAAGCAATTCGCCTACCAGTTGAAGACCCAACCGGCGGGCAGCTTCTCCCTCGGCGGACACGACGTCGCCTACTGGCGCAGCCAATTGCCCGGTGAACTGGCCTGGATGGCGACCTAG
- a CDS encoding acyltransferase family protein: MTLREESVAGSPHSPARRTSRSGFRPDIEGLRAVAVIAVVLYHAGIPGITGGYIGVDVFFVISGFLITGLLFREASTTNTVRLGRFYGARARRLLPAAAIVGTITAIGAAAVLPPLQARSVFLDGIASALYVGNYRFAQRGTDYLASDAPSPFQHYWSLGVEEQFYLVWPVLIIAVAWSVRCIPLLRGAATRPTPYAVVLAVVAAASLTAGALWTRTSPSWAFFSLPTRAWELAAGGLVALSLQQWRRLSLRTASIAGWGGLGLILLTCTQLNSHTAYPGTEALLPVLGTALIIGGGAVTGGLGPGRLLSRPAMRAIGRISYSWYLWHWPVLLLMPALLGEPAGLPARLSATAVSAGLAVITLHLVENPGRFAAALRRSAKVSLAVAGGASAATACACMLLLNVIPAPVGHGVAAPRANIIATPPANVPAVSPQEAAVRQAFDQARVALAAAVGLRAVPSNLDPPLAKAPADKAAVFVNGCVRSWRDVGQSECATGDTASPTTVALIGDSHAAMWNPAFEQLAEQRHWRLETLAKVTCPLQDLHITSPYLGREYTECEQWRTQIMGRMNAEHPRLIVLDMSRRYGGDFGFTSYDPAWIDSLGRTVAQLRGTGATVLVLGPAPDPHSSAPACLSAHLDDVNACTPTKPAASDADGIAAEQAAIARSGGQYADLTDMFCTPDRCPLIVGNTLVFRDDNHVTTEYAQLVAPLMGALADRALAKR, encoded by the coding sequence ATGACACTTCGGGAGGAATCAGTCGCCGGCAGCCCGCACTCACCTGCGCGGCGGACCTCCCGAAGCGGATTCCGGCCCGACATCGAGGGGCTGCGCGCGGTCGCGGTGATCGCCGTCGTGCTCTACCACGCGGGTATCCCGGGCATCACCGGCGGCTACATCGGAGTGGACGTCTTCTTCGTCATCTCCGGCTTCCTCATCACCGGACTGCTGTTCCGCGAGGCGAGCACCACGAATACCGTTCGGCTGGGCCGGTTTTACGGTGCGCGCGCCCGGCGGCTGCTGCCGGCCGCGGCCATTGTCGGCACCATCACCGCGATCGGCGCGGCCGCGGTGCTGCCCCCGCTGCAGGCGCGCAGCGTGTTTCTCGACGGCATCGCCAGCGCGCTGTACGTCGGCAACTACCGGTTCGCGCAGCGAGGCACCGACTACCTGGCCTCCGACGCCCCGTCGCCGTTCCAGCACTACTGGTCGCTGGGCGTGGAGGAACAGTTCTACCTGGTGTGGCCGGTGCTGATCATCGCCGTCGCCTGGTCGGTCCGGTGCATCCCGCTCCTTCGCGGGGCCGCGACGCGCCCGACCCCTTATGCGGTGGTCCTCGCGGTGGTCGCCGCGGCGTCGTTGACGGCGGGCGCGCTGTGGACCCGCACATCGCCGTCGTGGGCGTTCTTCTCGCTGCCCACCCGCGCCTGGGAATTGGCCGCCGGCGGCCTGGTGGCCCTGTCTCTGCAGCAGTGGCGCCGGCTGTCGCTGCGGACCGCGTCGATCGCCGGCTGGGGCGGCCTGGGGTTGATCCTGCTGACCTGCACCCAACTCAACTCCCACACCGCGTATCCCGGCACCGAGGCGCTGCTGCCGGTGCTGGGCACCGCGCTGATCATCGGCGGCGGCGCCGTCACCGGCGGGCTCGGACCCGGTCGCTTGCTGAGCCGGCCGGCGATGCGCGCCATCGGCCGGATCTCCTACTCGTGGTACCTGTGGCACTGGCCGGTGCTGCTGTTGATGCCCGCGCTGCTCGGCGAGCCCGCGGGGCTACCGGCCAGGCTCAGCGCTACGGCCGTCTCCGCCGGGCTCGCCGTCATCACCCTGCACCTGGTGGAGAATCCGGGCCGGTTCGCCGCGGCGCTGCGCCGGTCGGCGAAAGTCAGCCTGGCCGTGGCGGGCGGCGCCAGTGCCGCCACCGCGTGCGCATGCATGCTGCTGCTCAACGTGATCCCGGCCCCGGTCGGCCACGGGGTGGCCGCCCCGCGCGCCAACATCATTGCGACGCCCCCGGCCAACGTCCCCGCCGTCAGCCCCCAGGAGGCGGCGGTGCGTCAGGCGTTCGACCAGGCGCGGGTGGCGCTCGCGGCGGCCGTCGGCCTGCGAGCCGTCCCGTCGAACCTGGACCCGCCGCTGGCCAAGGCGCCCGCCGACAAGGCCGCCGTCTTCGTCAACGGCTGCGTACGGTCCTGGCGCGACGTCGGACAAAGCGAGTGTGCGACGGGCGACACCGCCTCGCCCACCACCGTCGCCCTGATCGGCGACTCGCACGCAGCCATGTGGAATCCGGCCTTCGAGCAGCTCGCCGAGCAGCGGCACTGGCGGCTGGAGACGCTGGCCAAGGTGACCTGCCCGCTGCAAGACCTGCACATCACGAGCCCGTATCTGGGCCGCGAGTACACCGAGTGCGAACAGTGGCGCACCCAGATCATGGGCCGGATGAACGCCGAACACCCCCGCCTGATCGTGCTGGACATGAGCCGGCGCTACGGCGGGGATTTCGGCTTCACCTCCTACGACCCGGCGTGGATCGACTCCCTGGGACGCACCGTGGCGCAGCTGCGCGGCACCGGCGCGACCGTCCTGGTACTGGGGCCCGCACCCGACCCGCACTCGTCCGCGCCGGCGTGCCTGTCCGCCCACCTCGACGACGTGAACGCCTGTACGCCAACCAAACCCGCGGCGTCCGACGCCGACGGGATCGCCGCCGAGCAGGCGGCGATTGCCCGCAGCGGCGGCCAGTACGCCGATTTGACCGACATGTTCTGCACCCCCGACCGCTGCCCCCTCATCGTCGGCAACACCCTGGTGTTCCGGGACGACAACCACGTGACAACCGAGTACGCGCAGTTGGTGGCACCGCTGATGGGTGCGCTCGCGGACCGAGCCCTGGCGAAAAGGTAA
- a CDS encoding Rv0518 family GDSL lipase: MSRLATFLIGLSFLAGVGIAYPAQVRTYETLTLDFRLNHVAVVGDSYTTGTDEGGLGSRSWPVRAWQVLGSRGSRISGSVAAEGRAGYATPGDHGSIFEDLTARAVQPDDALVVFFGSRNDQGVDPATLTVKTNAALDVARQLAPAARLLVIGPPWPTADVPPSMFLIRDVLAGAAGAAGATFIDPIAEHWFVGRSDLIGADGVHPNDAGHQYMADKIAPLIRTQLST; the protein is encoded by the coding sequence GTGAGTCGTCTGGCCACCTTTCTCATTGGGTTGAGTTTTCTGGCGGGCGTAGGCATCGCATACCCGGCGCAGGTGCGCACCTACGAGACACTGACGCTCGACTTCCGGCTGAATCATGTGGCGGTGGTGGGGGATTCGTATACCACCGGAACCGATGAGGGCGGCCTGGGCTCCAGATCGTGGCCGGTGCGCGCCTGGCAGGTGCTCGGTTCGCGGGGTTCGCGGATCTCGGGCAGCGTGGCGGCCGAAGGCAGAGCCGGTTATGCCACACCCGGCGACCACGGCAGCATCTTCGAGGACCTGACCGCCAGGGCGGTCCAGCCCGACGACGCGCTGGTGGTGTTCTTCGGCTCCCGCAACGACCAGGGTGTCGATCCGGCGACCCTGACCGTAAAGACCAACGCCGCGTTGGATGTGGCCCGCCAACTCGCGCCGGCGGCGCGGTTGCTGGTGATCGGACCGCCGTGGCCGACCGCCGATGTGCCGCCGTCGATGTTCCTGATTCGCGACGTCCTCGCCGGCGCTGCCGGGGCCGCGGGGGCGACGTTCATCGACCCGATCGCCGAACACTGGTTCGTCGGCCGTTCCGACCTGATCGGTGCCGACGGCGTGCATCCGAACGACGCGGGGCATCAATACATGGCGGACAAGATCGCGCCGCTTATCCGCACGCAGCTGTCGACCTGA
- a CDS encoding acyltransferase family protein, which yields MRGGEIKGEITALTGLRIVAALWVVLFHFRPMLGDVSPDFRDALAPVLNCGAQGVDLFFILSGFVLTYNYLDRMGRSWSTRATLHFLWLRLARVWPVYLVTLHLAALWVIFTLHVGHVPSPDAASLTAISYVRQILLVQLWFVPFFDDSSWDGPAWSISAEWLAYVLFAVLVLVLLRMKQATRARSLMVLAFAASLPPVVMLLASGHFYTPWSWLPRIVTQFTAGALACVAVRRLRLSDRGRRVAGYVSLLLLAGMVGVLYWYGAHPISGVVENDSGGVVDVLFVPLVISLAIGLGSLPRVLSTRVMVYGGKISFCLYMVHELVHTAWGWAVEQFELPTLDNPWKWNVTGLLAIALVFSVLLYHGVEEPARRWMRKMVDVRAVSARSDPGDSNSKLHPIDRPLEAVSARAV from the coding sequence GTGCGGGGCGGAGAGATCAAGGGCGAGATCACCGCCCTGACGGGGCTCCGTATCGTCGCCGCGCTGTGGGTGGTGCTGTTCCACTTCCGGCCGATGCTCGGCGACGTGTCGCCCGACTTCCGCGACGCCCTCGCGCCGGTGCTCAACTGCGGCGCCCAAGGCGTCGACCTCTTCTTCATTCTCAGCGGGTTCGTGCTGACGTACAACTATCTCGACCGCATGGGCCGGTCCTGGTCGACCCGCGCGACCCTGCACTTCCTGTGGCTGCGCCTGGCCCGGGTGTGGCCGGTGTACCTGGTCACCTTGCACCTCGCCGCGCTGTGGGTGATCTTCACCCTGCACGTCGGTCATGTGCCGTCGCCGGACGCCGCCTCGCTCACCGCGATCAGCTACGTGCGTCAGATCCTGTTGGTGCAGTTGTGGTTTGTGCCGTTCTTCGATGACTCGAGTTGGGACGGGCCGGCCTGGTCGATCAGTGCGGAATGGCTGGCCTATGTGCTCTTCGCCGTCCTGGTGCTGGTCCTGTTGCGGATGAAACAGGCGACCAGGGCGCGCAGCCTCATGGTCCTGGCCTTCGCGGCATCGCTGCCGCCCGTGGTGATGTTGCTCGCCAGCGGCCACTTCTACACGCCGTGGAGCTGGCTGCCCCGCATTGTCACGCAATTCACGGCGGGCGCGCTGGCCTGTGTCGCGGTGCGCAGGCTGCGGCTGAGCGATCGTGGCCGCCGCGTCGCAGGATACGTCTCCCTGTTGCTCCTGGCCGGTATGGTCGGCGTGCTGTATTGGTATGGCGCGCACCCGATATCGGGAGTGGTGGAGAACGACAGCGGCGGCGTCGTGGACGTGTTGTTCGTGCCGCTGGTGATATCGCTGGCCATCGGGCTCGGCAGCCTGCCGCGGGTATTGTCGACGCGGGTGATGGTCTACGGCGGCAAGATCTCGTTCTGCCTGTACATGGTGCATGAGCTGGTGCACACCGCCTGGGGCTGGGCCGTGGAGCAATTCGAGCTCCCGACGCTGGATAACCCGTGGAAATGGAACGTCACCGGCCTGCTCGCGATCGCCCTGGTCTTCTCGGTGCTGCTGTATCACGGTGTCGAAGAGCCGGCCCGCCGTTGGATGCGCAAGATGGTCGACGTCAGGGCCGTCAGCGCGCGAAGCGATCCCGGCGATTCAAACAGTAAGCTGCATCCGATCGACCGTCCGCTGGAAGCGGTTTCGGCCCGCGCGGTGTGA
- a CDS encoding STAS domain-containing protein produces MTAAGSQAGHDNCVFDCGGAQVRAHHRHLATVVHIRGEIDEENVDRISDHIARFTLGENPVVLDVADVNEFAEAGISLLYAFDADCRAAGVDWTLVASSAVTQVLDDTGHDASFPIMRSVHEALQDRADAIVLRRRMALPFVRKTP; encoded by the coding sequence ATGACGGCCGCAGGCAGCCAAGCCGGCCACGACAACTGCGTGTTCGACTGCGGCGGCGCACAGGTCCGGGCGCACCACCGCCACCTGGCGACGGTGGTGCACATTCGCGGCGAAATCGACGAGGAAAATGTCGATCGCATCAGCGACCACATTGCGCGCTTCACGCTCGGAGAAAACCCGGTGGTGCTCGACGTTGCCGATGTCAACGAATTTGCTGAGGCGGGCATCTCACTGCTCTACGCGTTCGATGCCGATTGTCGTGCCGCCGGGGTGGATTGGACGCTGGTGGCCAGCTCAGCGGTGACCCAAGTGCTGGATGACACCGGTCATGACGCCAGTTTTCCGATTATGCGCTCGGTTCACGAGGCGCTGCAGGATCGAGCCGATGCCATCGTGCTGCGCCGCCGGATGGCGTTACCGTTCGTCAGGAAGACGCCTTAG
- a CDS encoding DUF3093 domain-containing protein, protein MTTDADTEPKRLFYEPGASWWWLACGPAAAVSMVLIEIWSGAPVSLAVPAIFLVLVSAFLGIQVKAARIHVSVELTEDALRQGTETILVREILKVYPAPENPEASENDLARWQSSRALGELVGVPRKRVGIGLKLTGGRTVQAWARRHRQLRAALTPLIQERVEPTRSIDGDRDDDTGTAQ, encoded by the coding sequence ATGACTACCGACGCGGACACCGAACCCAAGCGGTTGTTCTACGAACCCGGCGCCAGCTGGTGGTGGCTGGCGTGCGGCCCGGCCGCGGCGGTGTCAATGGTCCTGATCGAGATCTGGAGCGGTGCCCCGGTGTCGCTGGCCGTGCCCGCGATCTTCCTGGTGCTCGTATCGGCGTTCCTGGGAATACAGGTGAAGGCCGCACGCATCCACGTCTCGGTCGAGCTCACCGAGGATGCCCTGCGTCAGGGCACCGAAACGATCCTGGTCCGCGAAATCCTCAAGGTGTATCCCGCGCCCGAGAACCCCGAAGCCTCCGAGAATGACCTGGCGCGGTGGCAGTCGTCGCGGGCTCTCGGCGAACTGGTTGGCGTGCCGCGTAAGCGTGTCGGCATCGGTCTCAAGCTCACCGGCGGGCGCACGGTCCAGGCCTGGGCGCGTCGCCATCGTCAGCTGCGCGCCGCTCTGACCCCGCTGATCCAGGAGCGGGTGGAGCCCACCCGATCGATCGACGGGGACCGGGACGACGACACCGGGACGGCGCAATGA
- the hemB gene encoding porphobilinogen synthase, with the protein MAYPRHRPRRLRTTPALRRLVAQTSLEPRHLVLPMFVADGIDEPRPITSMPGVVQHTRDSLRSAAASAVAAGVGGLMLFGVPRDEDKDSIGSAGTDPDGILNVALRDLAKDLGEATVLMADTCLDEFTDHGHCGVLDDRGRVDNDATVARYVDLAVAQAESGAHVVGPSGMMDGQVGAIRDGLDAAGCTDVAILAYAAKFASVFYGPFREAVGSSLSGDRRTYQQEAGNAREALREIELDLDEGADIVMIKPAMSYLDVVAAAADVSPVPVAAYQVSGEYAMICAAAANNWIDERAAALESLTSIRRAGADIVLTYWAADAAGWLS; encoded by the coding sequence GTGGCCTACCCGCGGCACCGTCCGCGCCGGCTTCGCACCACCCCGGCTTTACGCCGTTTGGTGGCCCAAACGTCTTTGGAGCCAAGGCATTTGGTGTTGCCGATGTTCGTCGCCGACGGTATCGACGAACCACGGCCCATCACGTCCATGCCGGGCGTGGTGCAGCACACCCGTGATTCGTTGCGCAGTGCGGCCGCCAGTGCCGTCGCCGCGGGCGTGGGCGGACTGATGCTGTTCGGCGTGCCGCGTGACGAGGACAAGGATTCGATCGGGTCGGCCGGGACCGACCCTGATGGCATCCTCAATGTCGCGCTGCGGGACTTGGCCAAGGACCTCGGCGAGGCCACCGTGTTGATGGCCGACACCTGCCTGGACGAGTTCACCGACCACGGACATTGCGGCGTCCTCGACGACCGGGGCCGGGTCGACAATGACGCAACCGTGGCCCGGTACGTGGATCTCGCTGTGGCGCAAGCTGAATCGGGCGCCCACGTGGTGGGGCCGAGCGGCATGATGGACGGACAGGTCGGCGCGATTCGCGACGGGCTGGACGCCGCGGGCTGCACCGACGTGGCGATTCTGGCCTACGCCGCCAAGTTCGCCTCGGTGTTCTACGGCCCGTTTCGTGAGGCGGTGGGTTCCAGCCTCTCCGGAGACCGGCGCACCTATCAGCAGGAGGCGGGCAACGCCCGCGAGGCGCTGCGCGAAATCGAGCTCGACCTTGACGAAGGCGCCGACATCGTGATGATCAAGCCGGCGATGAGTTATCTCGACGTGGTCGCGGCCGCGGCGGACGTTTCGCCCGTTCCCGTCGCCGCCTATCAAGTGTCGGGGGAGTACGCGATGATTTGCGCTGCGGCCGCGAACAATTGGATCGACGAGCGGGCCGCGGCGCTGGAGTCGCTGACCAGCATCCGGCGCGCCGGAGCCGATATCGTTCTCACCTATTGGGCCGCAGACGCGGCAGGGTGGCTCTCGTGA